From Betta splendens chromosome 3, fBetSpl5.4, whole genome shotgun sequence, the proteins below share one genomic window:
- the bbs4 gene encoding Bardet-Biedl syndrome 4 protein isoform X2, with product MATACSVDHPKMADEVLPSAPPLETTDAKKRRAPKAPELPIIERRNWLIHQHYIRKDYDTCKVIIKEQLQETNGMCEYAIYVQALILRLEGKIQQSLELFQSCAILNPTCADNLKQVARSLFLLGKHKAAIEFYHEAAKLNEKDWEISHNLGVCYFFIKDFKKAEEHLNIGLQTNKHDKTFVMLGKVHLLTGDTDKAIEVYKKAVEFSPENTELLTTLGLLFLQLGKYQKAFEHLGNALTFDPNNYKAILAAGSMMQTHGDFDVAMNKYRVAACAVPESPPLWNNIGMCFFGKKKYVAAISCLKRAHYLSPFDWKVLYNLGLVHLTMQQYASAFHFLSAAINLNPRMGELYMLLAVALTNLEDAENATRAYEQAVTLDESNPLVNLNFAIFLYNHGDKKGALDQYQEMERKVNLLRDSSSNFEFDPELMDMAQKMAAALQVTESVVWTKPGKESKSKPSSAATRAPGAALGTNQALGQAMSSAASYNKNIQLPTVTARLPHCTTLHIM from the exons CCCCCACTTGAAACAACTGATGCAAAGAAACGTCGGGCACCTAAAG CTCCAGAGCTTCCCATTATTGAGAGGAGAAACTGGCTAATCCATCAGCACTATATCCGCAAAGACTACGACACGTGTAAG GTGATCATTAAAGAGCAACTACAGGAGACTAATGGAATGTGTGAATATGCCATATATGTTCAAG CATTAATCTTGCGTCTTGAGGGCAAGATTCAACAGTCTCTGGAGCTGTTCCAAAGCTGCGCCATCCTTAATCCTACGTGTGCTGACAACCTCAAACAAGTGGCCAGATCACT ATTTCTCCTGGGAAAGCACAAAGCAGCTATTGAATTTTATCATGAAGCTGCAAAGCTCAACGAGAAAGACTGG GAGATTAGCCATAATCTGGGGGTTTGCTATTTCTTCATCAAAGACTTCAAAAAG GCTGAAGAGCATCTAAACATCGGCctccagacaaacaaacatgacaagACCTTTGTGATGCTCGGGAAGGTCCACCTGCTGACTGGAGACACTGACAAGGCCATCGAGGTGTACAAGAAGGCCGTGGA GTTTTCTCCAGAGAACACTGAACTCCTCACTACTCTAGGCCTGCTGTTTTTACAG CTTGGGAAATACCAGAAAGCATTTGAGCACCTGGGAAATGCTCTCACTTTTGATCCCAACAACTATAAG GCCATCCTGGCTGCAGGCAGTATGATGCAGACCCACGGTGACTTTGATGTGGCCATGAACAAGTACCGAGTGGCAGCGTGTGCTGTGCCAGAGAGCCCCCCTCTCTGGAACAACATTGGCATGTGCTTCTTTGGCAAAAAGAAATATGTAGCT GCCATCAGCTGCCTGAAACGGGCTCACTACTTGTCTCCTTTTGATTGGAAAGTGTTGTACAACCTGGGTCTGGTTCACCTGACCATGCAGCAGTACGCGTCTGCCTTCCACTTCCTCAGTGCGGCCATCAACCTGAACCCACGTATGGGGGAACTTTACATGTTGCTGGCAG TGGCTCTGACGAACTTAGAAGACGCTGAAAATGCCACGAGAGCATATGAACAGGCTGTGACTCTGGATGA ATCTAATCCTCTGGTTAACCTGAACTTTGCCATCTTCCTGTATAATCATGGGGACAAGAAGGGAGCCCTGGACCAGTATCAGGAGATGGAAAGAAAAGTCAACCTGCTTCGAGACAGTAGCAGTAACTTTGAATTTGATCCGGAG CTAATGGACATGGCTCAGAAGATGGCAGCTGCCCTGCAGGTGACAGAGTCTGTGGTGTGGACTAAACCAGGCAAGGAGTCCAAATCAAAGCCGAGCTCTGCAGCCACCAGAGCCCCTGGTGCTGCCCTGGGGACCAACCAAGCGCTGGGTCAGGCCATGTCTTCTGCTGCCAGCTATAACAAGAATATCCAGTTACCCACAG TCACAGCGCGGCTGCCGCACTGTACTACACTGCACATAATGTGA
- the bbs4 gene encoding Bardet-Biedl syndrome 4 protein isoform X1, translating into MATACSVDHPKMADEVLPSAPPLETTDAKKRRAPKAPELPIIERRNWLIHQHYIRKDYDTCKVIIKEQLQETNGMCEYAIYVQALILRLEGKIQQSLELFQSCAILNPTCADNLKQVARSLFLLGKHKAAIEFYHEAAKLNEKDWEISHNLGVCYFFIKDFKKAEEHLNIGLQTNKHDKTFVMLGKVHLLTGDTDKAIEVYKKAVEFSPENTELLTTLGLLFLQLGKYQKAFEHLGNALTFDPNNYKAILAAGSMMQTHGDFDVAMNKYRVAACAVPESPPLWNNIGMCFFGKKKYVAAISCLKRAHYLSPFDWKVLYNLGLVHLTMQQYASAFHFLSAAINLNPRMGELYMLLAVALTNLEDAENATRAYEQAVTLDESNPLVNLNFAIFLYNHGDKKGALDQYQEMERKVNLLRDSSSNFEFDPELMDMAQKMAAALQVTESVVWTKPGKESKSKPSSAATRAPGAALGTNQALGQAMSSAASYNKNIQLPTGGPSLPLEPEPDVAPSPPTDPPGSPEPAEADSPKPKTSKRKSRVEE; encoded by the exons CCCCCACTTGAAACAACTGATGCAAAGAAACGTCGGGCACCTAAAG CTCCAGAGCTTCCCATTATTGAGAGGAGAAACTGGCTAATCCATCAGCACTATATCCGCAAAGACTACGACACGTGTAAG GTGATCATTAAAGAGCAACTACAGGAGACTAATGGAATGTGTGAATATGCCATATATGTTCAAG CATTAATCTTGCGTCTTGAGGGCAAGATTCAACAGTCTCTGGAGCTGTTCCAAAGCTGCGCCATCCTTAATCCTACGTGTGCTGACAACCTCAAACAAGTGGCCAGATCACT ATTTCTCCTGGGAAAGCACAAAGCAGCTATTGAATTTTATCATGAAGCTGCAAAGCTCAACGAGAAAGACTGG GAGATTAGCCATAATCTGGGGGTTTGCTATTTCTTCATCAAAGACTTCAAAAAG GCTGAAGAGCATCTAAACATCGGCctccagacaaacaaacatgacaagACCTTTGTGATGCTCGGGAAGGTCCACCTGCTGACTGGAGACACTGACAAGGCCATCGAGGTGTACAAGAAGGCCGTGGA GTTTTCTCCAGAGAACACTGAACTCCTCACTACTCTAGGCCTGCTGTTTTTACAG CTTGGGAAATACCAGAAAGCATTTGAGCACCTGGGAAATGCTCTCACTTTTGATCCCAACAACTATAAG GCCATCCTGGCTGCAGGCAGTATGATGCAGACCCACGGTGACTTTGATGTGGCCATGAACAAGTACCGAGTGGCAGCGTGTGCTGTGCCAGAGAGCCCCCCTCTCTGGAACAACATTGGCATGTGCTTCTTTGGCAAAAAGAAATATGTAGCT GCCATCAGCTGCCTGAAACGGGCTCACTACTTGTCTCCTTTTGATTGGAAAGTGTTGTACAACCTGGGTCTGGTTCACCTGACCATGCAGCAGTACGCGTCTGCCTTCCACTTCCTCAGTGCGGCCATCAACCTGAACCCACGTATGGGGGAACTTTACATGTTGCTGGCAG TGGCTCTGACGAACTTAGAAGACGCTGAAAATGCCACGAGAGCATATGAACAGGCTGTGACTCTGGATGA ATCTAATCCTCTGGTTAACCTGAACTTTGCCATCTTCCTGTATAATCATGGGGACAAGAAGGGAGCCCTGGACCAGTATCAGGAGATGGAAAGAAAAGTCAACCTGCTTCGAGACAGTAGCAGTAACTTTGAATTTGATCCGGAG CTAATGGACATGGCTCAGAAGATGGCAGCTGCCCTGCAGGTGACAGAGTCTGTGGTGTGGACTAAACCAGGCAAGGAGTCCAAATCAAAGCCGAGCTCTGCAGCCACCAGAGCCCCTGGTGCTGCCCTGGGGACCAACCAAGCGCTGGGTCAGGCCATGTCTTCTGCTGCCAGCTATAACAAGAATATCCAGTTACCCACAG GAGGACCTTCTCTGCCgctggagccagaacctgacGTGGCCCCAAGTCCCCCCACGGATCCTCCAGGTTCCCCAGAACCCGCAGAGGCCGACAGCCCTAAACCCAAGACCTCCAAGAGAAAGTCCAGAGTGGAGGAATGA